A single region of the Arthrobacter sp. V1I7 genome encodes:
- a CDS encoding ferritin-like fold-containing protein, translated as MSTSPADPARYNSFLRDLLGVMAYGELSAFERLSSDARYSPTLHDRAVLGRIAVLEFQHYELVSARLDEMGLDPEVAMLPFQPSVDHFHERTRPADWFESLMKAYVIDTVSADFYRAVARHVDASTRRLVERIQADEEATAVLRDRLKTALAEDPRLASRLALWARRLLGEVLTQARRVGFEHAFLGGLIGEDEEGSRELVRDLAAQLVANHSRRMTQLGLAG; from the coding sequence ATGAGCACATCCCCGGCTGATCCTGCCCGCTACAACAGCTTCCTGAGGGATCTGCTCGGCGTGATGGCCTACGGGGAGCTGTCGGCCTTCGAACGCTTGTCCTCCGATGCCCGCTATTCGCCCACCCTGCACGACCGCGCCGTGCTGGGCAGGATCGCCGTGCTCGAATTCCAGCACTATGAGCTGGTCAGCGCCCGGCTTGATGAAATGGGCCTGGACCCGGAGGTGGCCATGCTCCCCTTCCAGCCTTCCGTGGACCACTTCCACGAGCGCACCCGCCCGGCGGACTGGTTTGAATCGCTCATGAAGGCGTACGTGATCGACACCGTCTCCGCGGATTTCTACCGCGCCGTGGCCCGTCATGTGGACGCCTCGACCCGCCGGCTGGTGGAACGGATCCAGGCCGATGAAGAGGCCACGGCGGTGCTGCGGGACCGGCTCAAGACGGCCCTTGCCGAGGACCCGCGGCTGGCTTCCCGGCTGGCGCTGTGGGCGAGGCGGCTGCTGGGGGAGGTCCTGACCCAGGCCCGGCGGGTCGGCTTCGAGCACGCGTTCCTGGGCGGCCTGATCGGCGAGGACGAGGAGGGGTCCCGGGAATTGGTCCGGGACCTGGCGGCCCAACTCGTGGCCAATCACTCGCGCCGGATGACGCAGCTGGGGCTGGCCGGCTGA
- the thiE gene encoding thiamine phosphate synthase — MSRDDVHTTARLYLCTDARRGRGDFESFVDAAFAGGVDIIQLRDKSLEAAEELELLEVLQQSARRHGRLWAVNDRADLAALSGAPVFHVGQKDITLAAARSFLGKEAVIGLSTHDTDQVDAAIMASPGRSGLDYFCVGPVWATPTKPGRAAVGLELVRYAAAAIRRAEAADEGKVAGVVPWFAIGGIDLGNVEQVVEAGAHRIVVVRAITEADDPAAAARALLAALDAAEN, encoded by the coding sequence ATGAGCCGCGATGACGTCCACACCACCGCCCGCCTGTACCTGTGCACCGATGCCCGCAGGGGCCGCGGCGACTTTGAGTCCTTCGTGGATGCCGCCTTTGCCGGCGGCGTCGATATCATCCAGCTGCGCGACAAGTCCCTTGAGGCGGCCGAGGAACTCGAGCTGCTCGAGGTCCTGCAGCAGTCCGCCCGCCGGCACGGACGTCTCTGGGCGGTCAACGACCGCGCGGATCTGGCCGCACTGTCCGGCGCGCCCGTGTTCCACGTGGGCCAGAAGGACATCACGCTCGCGGCCGCCAGGAGCTTCCTCGGCAAGGAGGCCGTGATCGGGCTGTCCACGCATGACACGGACCAGGTGGACGCCGCGATCATGGCCTCGCCGGGCCGCAGCGGGCTGGACTACTTCTGCGTGGGCCCCGTCTGGGCCACTCCCACCAAGCCGGGCCGCGCCGCCGTCGGACTGGAGCTGGTGCGGTATGCCGCTGCGGCGATCCGCCGGGCCGAAGCCGCGGACGAGGGAAAGGTCGCGGGGGTAGTGCCGTGGTTCGCGATCGGCGGCATTGACCTGGGGAACGTGGAGCAGGTGGTGGAAGCGGGTGCACATAGGATCGTCGTGGTCCGGGCGATCACCGAGGCTGACGATCCGGCCGCAGCCGCCCGGGCCCTGCTCGCCGCGCTCGACGCCGCGGAGAACTGA
- the thiO gene encoding glycine oxidase ThiO, translating to MGTPAGLRDARAAAPHDAAAGQCYDVAVIGGGVVGHGIAWEMRRSGRTVALIDDAPGTGASWAAAGMLAPVSELHYQEEDLLELMLESSRLWPDFAAQLRPVAAEPSDGGGNRAAAGTGAASGTGYLTTPTLAVGADAADRRVLADLRTVQEACGLSVEPLTVREARGREPLLSPGISCAFDIPADHQVDPRALLARIAALLGADSGSHAVQRRAAGLLWQDGRVAGVSLAGGGEVRAGETIVANGLGAAGLGGLPQGLRLPLRPVHGDILRLRVPARLRPLLGSTVRGLVRGVPVYIVPRQDGTVVIGATQREDALAEPAASGAGAVSAGGVYQLLRDAQQLLPAVAELELLEATARARPATPDNAPLLGRVADLAAGRPADVAGVLVATGFFRHGILLTPVAARICRQLLDGTADPRWTRFRPDRFSAGASNPGPRTPIPRTPKPPYPSPHLERSKETP from the coding sequence ATGGGCACTCCAGCCGGCTTGAGAGATGCGCGCGCCGCGGCGCCGCATGACGCGGCCGCCGGGCAATGTTACGACGTGGCCGTGATCGGCGGCGGCGTCGTCGGGCACGGTATCGCGTGGGAGATGCGTCGCTCGGGCCGGACCGTGGCCCTGATCGACGACGCCCCCGGCACCGGCGCCAGCTGGGCTGCGGCCGGCATGCTTGCCCCGGTGAGTGAACTCCACTACCAGGAGGAGGACCTGCTGGAGCTGATGCTCGAGTCCTCCCGGCTGTGGCCCGACTTCGCGGCGCAGCTCCGGCCCGTCGCCGCGGAACCCTCCGACGGCGGCGGCAACAGGGCAGCCGCCGGAACCGGAGCAGCCAGTGGGACGGGTTACCTCACGACGCCGACCCTCGCCGTCGGCGCCGATGCCGCCGACCGCCGGGTGCTCGCGGACCTCCGGACCGTGCAGGAGGCCTGCGGACTCTCGGTGGAGCCCCTCACCGTGCGCGAGGCCCGCGGACGCGAACCCCTGCTGAGCCCGGGCATTTCCTGCGCCTTCGACATTCCGGCCGACCACCAGGTGGACCCCCGGGCCCTGCTCGCCAGGATCGCGGCGCTGCTGGGGGCGGACAGCGGGAGCCATGCCGTGCAGCGCCGCGCCGCGGGGCTGCTCTGGCAGGACGGACGCGTCGCCGGCGTCAGCCTGGCGGGCGGAGGGGAGGTCCGCGCCGGGGAGACCATCGTGGCCAACGGCCTGGGTGCTGCCGGGCTTGGCGGGCTCCCGCAGGGACTGCGCCTGCCGCTGCGGCCGGTCCACGGCGACATTCTCCGGCTCCGGGTGCCGGCCCGGCTCCGGCCGCTGCTGGGCTCCACCGTGCGGGGCCTGGTCCGCGGCGTGCCGGTGTACATCGTCCCGCGCCAGGACGGCACCGTGGTGATCGGGGCCACCCAGCGCGAAGATGCCCTCGCGGAGCCGGCCGCGTCCGGTGCGGGCGCGGTCTCCGCCGGGGGCGTGTATCAGCTGCTGCGGGACGCCCAGCAGCTGCTGCCCGCCGTCGCCGAATTGGAACTGCTGGAAGCCACCGCCCGGGCCCGGCCTGCGACACCGGACAACGCCCCGCTGCTGGGCCGCGTTGCAGACCTGGCCGCCGGCCGCCCGGCGGACGTCGCGGGAGTTCTTGTCGCTACCGGCTTCTTCCGGCACGGCATCCTGCTGACGCCCGTGGCCGCGCGGATCTGCCGGCAGCTGCTGGACGGCACGGCGGACCCTCGCTGGACCCGCTTCCGGCCGGACAGATTCTCCGCCGGCGCTTCCAATCCGGGCCCCCGGACCCCGATCCCCCGGACCCCGAAACCCCCGTACCCCAGCCCCCACCTCGAGCGCAGCAAGGAAACACCATGA
- the thiS gene encoding sulfur carrier protein ThiS: MKIRLNGLDHTVPDGASVSTLVSQITGRMLAPNGQAADGRKLGVAVARNAGVVPRSQWHGTALAAGDDVELVTAVQGG, encoded by the coding sequence ATGAAGATCAGACTCAACGGCCTGGACCACACAGTCCCCGACGGCGCCTCCGTCAGCACCCTGGTCAGCCAGATCACCGGGCGGATGCTGGCCCCGAACGGGCAGGCAGCGGACGGCCGGAAACTCGGCGTCGCCGTTGCCCGCAACGCCGGGGTGGTGCCCCGCAGCCAGTGGCACGGCACGGCGCTCGCCGCCGGGGACGACGTCGAACTGGTTACGGCAGTACAGGGAGGTTGA
- a CDS encoding thiazole synthase, which yields MAATTRTATPGASQGTGDAFTVDGVQLGSRLIMGTGGAPSLDGLGAALVASGTELTTVAMRRYSPAEAGSLFQLLVDHNIRVLPNTAGCFTARDAVLTAELAREALETDWVKLEVIADEHTLLPDAVELVDATEQLVGRGFKVFAYSNDDPVLALRLENLGATAVMPLGSPIGTGLGILNPHNIELIVSRASVPVVLDAGIGTASDAALAMELGCDAVLLATAVTRAQNPAQMGEAFKHAVIAGRLAKKAGRIPRREHALASSAMEGRAEFL from the coding sequence ATGGCAGCAACTACACGCACCGCAACTCCGGGGGCATCGCAGGGCACCGGGGATGCGTTCACCGTCGACGGCGTACAGCTGGGTTCCCGGCTGATCATGGGAACCGGCGGGGCGCCGAGCCTCGACGGCCTCGGGGCGGCCCTCGTGGCGTCCGGCACGGAGCTGACCACCGTGGCCATGCGCCGCTACTCGCCTGCCGAGGCCGGTTCCTTGTTCCAGTTACTGGTGGACCACAACATCCGGGTGCTGCCGAACACCGCGGGCTGCTTCACCGCCCGGGACGCCGTGCTGACCGCCGAACTGGCCCGCGAGGCCCTTGAGACGGACTGGGTGAAGCTCGAAGTCATCGCCGACGAGCACACCCTGCTGCCGGATGCCGTGGAACTCGTGGACGCCACCGAGCAGCTCGTGGGACGCGGCTTCAAGGTGTTCGCGTACAGCAACGATGACCCGGTGCTGGCCCTGCGCCTGGAGAATCTTGGCGCCACGGCCGTGATGCCGCTGGGCTCACCCATCGGCACCGGGCTGGGGATCCTCAACCCGCACAACATCGAGCTCATCGTCTCGCGGGCTTCCGTGCCGGTGGTCCTGGACGCCGGCATCGGCACCGCCTCTGACGCGGCGCTGGCCATGGAGCTCGGCTGCGATGCCGTGCTGCTCGCCACCGCGGTGACCCGGGCACAGAATCCGGCGCAGATGGGAGAGGCCTTCAAGCATGCTGTCATCGCCGGTAGGCTGGCGAAAAAGGCCGGCAGGATCCCGCGCCGCGAGCACGCGCTCGCATCCTCGGCCATGGAAGGCCGGGCCGAATTCCTGTAG
- a CDS encoding 4a-hydroxytetrahydrobiopterin dehydratase, which yields MGATDKVLNQSQVDAALAGLPDFRYRLGGLVTVYKAPTSAAALELIAGLGRQAEEQNHHPDLDWRYNRVFLRYSSHDAGGQVTRKDVEAAAAASAAAAALGAAAEPGLYRTVEVAIDSEDPAAISELWRLALGYRRGSTGDLRDPYGRGPTLWFQETSTPNPNRLHLDIYRSKAESGPVLDKTAAAGALMNRDHAPAWVVVTDAQGNRLCLCTEAGPRPELPEA from the coding sequence ATGGGAGCCACGGACAAAGTCCTCAACCAGAGCCAGGTCGACGCCGCCCTTGCCGGCCTTCCCGACTTCCGGTACCGCCTGGGCGGACTGGTCACGGTCTACAAGGCGCCGACGTCGGCCGCGGCGCTCGAGCTGATTGCCGGCCTGGGGCGCCAGGCCGAAGAGCAGAACCACCACCCGGACCTGGACTGGCGCTACAACCGGGTCTTTCTTCGGTACAGCTCCCACGACGCCGGCGGCCAGGTCACCCGCAAGGACGTCGAGGCCGCGGCGGCGGCCAGCGCGGCGGCCGCCGCGCTGGGTGCCGCCGCGGAGCCGGGGCTGTACCGCACCGTGGAGGTGGCCATTGATTCCGAGGACCCGGCGGCTATTTCCGAGCTCTGGCGGCTGGCCCTGGGGTACCGCAGGGGAAGCACCGGGGACCTCCGTGACCCGTACGGACGCGGCCCGACCCTCTGGTTCCAGGAGACATCCACGCCCAACCCCAACCGCCTCCATCTCGATATCTATCGCAGCAAGGCCGAATCGGGGCCGGTGCTGGACAAAACGGCGGCCGCCGGGGCGTTAATGAACCGTGACCACGCACCCGCTTGGGTGGTGGTCACGGATGCGCAGGGAAACAGGCTGTGCCTCTGCACCGAAGCAGGCCCCCGACCGGAGCTGCCGGAAGCCTGA